One part of the Triplophysa rosa linkage group LG5, Trosa_1v2, whole genome shotgun sequence genome encodes these proteins:
- the lamc2 gene encoding laminin subunit gamma-2: MIFTAHSKRESEELKRVSWMWKMKSSWILLCSVCVWFPVQATFRAPNTCYCYGKAQYCKADHLGLHCINCQGNTEGRQCENCKEGYYHQRAGDDCVPCDCNTAGSQGPACNNEGRCTCKPGIHGDKCDRCHDGSPVTVNGCEPLRLSCRSRHNGQLTYNREECLPCFCYGHSDVCTSAQGYSIHNITSTFEHGPEGWRAATDQGVTPSEVRFRWSPTHKDLEVISKDILPFFLFAPASYLGNQALSYGQTLIFSLRLDRGVRRPSTSDVILEGAGLRVSASLGNLRTVVPCGKKLTFTFTLDEQPGSKWRPQLSSLEFQTLLSNLTAIKIRGTFGENGRGYLDDVTLVSAKLGPGAPAVWVEKCSCSAAYEGLFCERCATGYRRRFPGQGPRSPCDPCSCQGGTCDPETGGCYSADEIPNLQMCPKGYYINRQRSNTCLRCPCPEGEACFVIPGSEDVICARCPHGSTGSRCEICAEGFYGDPLGEYGPPRPCQPCQCYNRLDEIVEDNCDPLTGECRRCPNHSTGPRCENCVEGYFHRYPTEPCQACDCNQKGSVSDSCNSNGQCKCREGYEGLKCEESTCPSCFNPVKSQISAYAQQLRDMEDVFNTIGGDNNVPVKDAEMDRAVKAAEVMLQSLQTRANELTDSEKLLQDKLVSISRNQLREERNMEAVLKTVNGVRNRDQQYKTEVSEIQKLISDIRLKLQQAKRDVQQIELPSGDAEEGSGTLSYLVQRAADLAEQHQGGAVTIENIANNALSTSEKALNLIRTAIDTENRVKDEVKDLKKQYEADVTKVSDMERKAIQLTGEAEKESKLAQGALKQISDLEKNLPKPLKKEIAGVIGRFDGLKEAVEGSITQYQDLQKNMLAGQKEAAGLLDNAKTLQKVQDELFARANAADAIKNKSLEIYAKNKDSLDNTLEKLKGFDDQINNNRKLADEAISKLPGIEATIQKATADNTKTQDILDAMAVPYKEAQDMIDALKNNAAQLEGLSGSLPPAADILNTASKLTGDLDGLNIAASLTKDRLNKEKSNVKTQINQAKEAVIDATGALDHAKTARNAVSDTLKTINDIMGSLGSPGVVDETRVSELESAVAEYRSRVEKELRPRFRELEEKEAQQRASITGMINDIDVILTDIANLEHIRRSIPDGCYNLPPLERP; this comes from the exons ATGATATTTACAGCACACAGTAAAAGAGAGTCCGAGGAATTAAAACGTGTTTCTTGGATGTGGAAAATGAAAAGCAGTTGGATCTTGTTGTGTTCCGTTTGCGTTTGGTTTCCTGTTCAAGCAACATTTCGAG CGCCCAATACGTGTTACTGTTATGGCAAAGCACAGTACTGCAAAGCAGATCATCTGGGACTGCACTGTATAAACTGCCAGGGCAACACAGAAGGGCGGCAATGTGAAAACTGCAAAGAAGGTTACTACCACCAGAGGGCAGGAGACGACTGTGTGCCCTGTGACTGCAACACTGCTG GTTCTCAAGGACCCGCCTGCAACAATGAGGGCCGGTGTACGTGCAAACCGGGAATTCATGGTGACAAGTGTGACCGCTGTCATGATGGGTCTCCGGTCACCGTTAATGGATGTGAGCCTTTGAG ATTGAGCTGTCGGTCCCGTCATAACGGTCAGCTCACGTATAACAGAGAGGAATGTCTGCCCTGTTTTTGTTACGGCCATTCAGACGTGTGCACCTCTGCTCAGGGATACTCCATTCATAATATCACCTCGACTTTTGAACATG GACCTGAGGGATGGCGGGCAGCTACTGATCAAGGTGTGACCCCCTCAGAAGTGCGATTCAGGTGGTCTCCCACTCACAAAGATCTCGAGGTCATCTCCAAAGATATCCTTCCGTTTTTTCTGTTCGCACCAG CATCTTACCTGGGGAATCAGGCACTGAGTTACGGTCAGACACTGATCTTCTCTCTGCGTTTGGACAGAGGCGTCCGTCGCCCCTCCACCTCTGATGTTATACTAGAAGGAGCGGGTCTTAGAGTGTCCGCTTCACTTGGAAACTTGAGAACTGTGGTGCCGTGTGGCAAAAAACTCACCTTCACATTCAC ATTGGATGAACAACCCGGCAGCAAATGGAGACCGCAACTTTCATCTCTAGAATTTCAAACACTCTTAAGCAATCTCACAGCCATTAAAATCAGAGGAACATTTGGTGAAAATG GACGTGGTTATCTGGATGATGTCACTCTAGTGTCGGCCAAACTGGGTCCTGGCGCCCCTGCAGTCTGGGTGGAGAAGTGCAGCTGTTCCGCCGCTTATGAGGGATTGTTTTGTGAGCGCTGTGCCACGGGCTACAGAAGGCGTTTCCCCGGTCAAGGCCCTCGAAGCCCCTGTGACCCCTGCTCGTGTCAGGGTGGAACTTGTGATCCAGAAACGG GAGGTTGTTACTCGGCCGATGAGATACCAAATCTGCAGATGTGCCCTAAAGGTTATTATATCAACCGGCAACGGTCTAACACCTGTCTGAGATGCCCCTGTCCCGAGGGCGAGGCTTGCTTTGTCATTCCAGGATCAGAGGATGTGATATGTGCCCGGTGTCCTCATGGATCTACAG GTTCTCGTTGTGAAATCTGTGCCGAAGGGTTTTATGGAGATCCTCTGGGAGAATACGGCCCGCCCAGACCGTGCCAACCCTGCCAGTGTTACAACCGATTGGACGAGATCGTTGAAGACAACTGTGACCCGCTGACAGGGGAGTGTCGGAGGTGCCCGAATCATAGCACCGGCCCCAGGTGTGAGAACTGCGTAGAGGGATACTTCCACCGTTACCCCACAGAGCCATGCCAGG CCTGTGACTGCAACCAGAAGGGCTCTGTGTCAGATTCCTGCAATAGTAATGGCCAGTGTAAGTGTAGGGAAGGTTATGAGGGACTGAAGTGTGAGGAATCAACATGTCCATCCTGCTTCAATCCAGTCAAAAGCCAG ATATCAGCGTATGCACAACAGCTGCGGGATATGGAGGACGTATTTAATACAATAGGAGGTGATAATAATGTTCCAGTCAAAGATGCTGAGATGGATCGAGCCGTCAAGGCCGCAGAGGTGATGCTGCAGTCCCTGCAGACCAGAGCAAATGAACTCACAG ATTCAGAGAAACTGCTTCAGGACAAGCTGGTCAGCATCAGCCGGAATCAgctgagagaggagagaaacatggaggctgtgttgaagacGGTGAATGGCGTCAGAAACCGAGATCAACAGTACAAGACTGAAGTTTCTGAAATCCAGAAGCTCATCAGTGACATCCGACTAAAACTGCAACAGGCCAAACGTGACGTTCAGCAGATT GAGTTGCCCTCAGGTGATGCGGAGGAGGGCTCTGGCACCTTGTCTTATTTGGTTCAGAGAGCTGCTGATCTTGCTGAACA GCACCAGGGTGGGGCAGTGACGATAGAGAACATAGCCAACAATGCTCTGTCAACGTCTGAGAAGGCTTTAAACCTCATACGAACCGCCATCGACACAGAAAATAGAGTCAAAGATGAGGTCAAGGACCTTAAAAAACA GTATGAAGCAGATGTAACTAAAGTGAGTGACATGGAGAGAAAAGCCATTCAACTGACTGGGGAAGCTGAAAAGGAGAGCAAACTAGCTCAGGGCGCGCTTAAACAAATATCTGACCTGGAGAAAAACCTGCCAAAGCCTCTGAAG AAGGAGATTGCTggtgtgattggtcggtttgatGGGCTGAAGGAAGCCGTGGAGGGGAGTATAACACAATACCAGGACTTACAGAAGAATATGCTCGCTGGACAGAAAGAAGCAGCTGGTCTACTCGATAATGCCAAGACTTTAcaaaag GTTCAAGACGAGCTTTTTGCAAGGGCAAATGCAGCTGAtgccattaaaaataaatctttggaAATCTATGCCAAAAACAAGGATAGCTTGGATAATACACTGGAGAAGCTCAAAG GATTTGATGACCAGATCAATAACAATAGGAAGCTGGCAGATGAAGCCATCAGTAAACTGCCTGGCATTGAAGCCACCATTCAGAAAGCAACAGCTGATAACACCAAGACTCAGGACATTCTGGATGCCATGGCCGTTCCCTACAAAGAAGCTCAAGATATGATTGACGCTCTTAAAAACAATGCAGCCCAACTAGAG GGATTATCCGGCTCTCTTCCACCCGCTGCTGATATTCTGAACACTGCCAGTAAACTGACGGGGGACTTGGATGGACTGAACATAGCGGCATCTTTAACTAAAGACAGACTGAATAAAGAGAAGAGCAATGTGAAGACACAAATAAATCAAGCTAAGGAA gCTGTCATAGATGCCACTGGGGCACTTGACCACGCAAAGACCGCGAGGAATGCTGTTAGTGATACTTTAAAGACAATCAATGATATCATGGGATCACTGG GATCTCCTGGTGTAGTTGATGAGACTCGAGTGAGTGAGCTGGAGAGCGCCGTGGCTGAATACCGCAGTCGTGTGGAGAAGGAACTGAGGCCCAGATTCAGAGAGCTGGAGGAGAAAGAAGCCCAGCAGAGAGCCTCCATCACAGGCATGATCAATGACATTGACGTTATCCTCACTGACATTGCCAACTTGGAGCACATCCGCAGAAGCATTCCTGACGGCTGTTATAATTTACCACCTCTTGAAAGACCTTAA